One window from the genome of Myripristis murdjan chromosome 6, fMyrMur1.1, whole genome shotgun sequence encodes:
- the LOC115360105 gene encoding protein C19orf12 homolog, translating into MSHRINDVMKLCCELSANQQIKTTVKGSGKGAAAAGGLAFAGGLVGGPLGIAVGGAVGGLLGCWLTSGQFKPLPQIIMELPPQQQQKLYDDIMAVLGDIQWTDVAQLTALVMGNVTLKQQLTAALLGYITKELQAEVHYVD; encoded by the exons ATGTCTCATCGGATTAATGACGTCATGAAGCTCTGTTGTGAGTTATCTGCCAATCAGCAGATCAAGACCACAGTGAAGGGCTCGGGGAAGGGCGCCGCGGCGGCCGGGGGGCTGGCCTTCGCTGGGGGGCTGGTCGGAGGTCCCCTTGGGATTGCAGTGG GTGGCGCTGTTGGGGGCCTCCTGGGCTGCTGGCTGACCAGCGGGCAGTTCAAACCTCTGCCTCAGATCATCATGGAGCTTcctccccagcagcagcagaagcttTATGACGACATCATGGCCGTCCTGGGCGACATCCAGTGGACAGACGTGGCCCAGCTGACTGCGCTGGTGATGGGAAACGTGACGCTGAAGCAGCAGCTCACAGCCGCCCTGCTCGGCTACATCACCAAGGAGCTCCAGGCAGAGGTGCACTATGTGGATTAG
- the LOC115361276 gene encoding cytochrome b-c1 complex subunit Rieske, mitochondrial-like — MMSLAARCGAFSPYLQGTKHAVKGVVFPGAVKDAVPAAAPGGIRLAHTDIKVPDFSDYRRPEVQDPNKSSQESSEARRAFSYLVTGATTVVGVYAAKTVVTQFVSSMSASADVLALSKIEIKLGDIPEGKNMTFKWRGKPLFVRHRTEKEIATEAAVNMAELRDPQHDKDRVVNPSWVIVLGVCTHLGCVPIANAGDFGGYYCPCHGSHYDASGRIRKGPAPLNLEVPYYEFPDEETVVVG, encoded by the exons ATGATGTCCCTTGCTGCCCGTTGCGGGGCTTTTTCCCCGTACTTGCAGGGCACCAAACATGCGGTGAAAGGCGTGGTGTTCCCCGGAGCCGTGAAGGATGCGGTGCCCGCTGCCG CTCCTGGAGGAATCCGCCTCGCCCACACAGACATCAAGGTTCCTGATTTTTCAGACTACCGCCGCCCAGAGGTGCAGGACCCGAACAAGTCTTCTCAGGAGAGCAGCGAGGCCAGGAGAGCCTTCTCCTACCTGGTCACTGGAGCGACCACGGTGGTGGGCGTCTATGCAGCCAAGACCGTGGTCACCCAGTTCGTCTCGTCCATGAGCGCATCCGCTGACGTCCTGGCCTTATCTAAGATTGAAATCAAGCTGGGCGACATCCCCGAGGGCAAAAACATGACCTTCAAGTGGAGAGGAAAGCCCCTGTTCGTCCGCCACCGCACAGAGAAGGAAATCGCCACGGAGGCGGCTGTGAATATGGCAGAGCTCCGCGACCCCCAGCACGACAAGGACCGGGTGGTGAACCCCAGCTGGGTCATCGTCCTCGGCGTGTGCACCCATCTGGGTTGTGTGCCCATTGCGAACGCTGGAGACTTCGGAGGCTACTACTGTCCCTGCCACGGCTCCCACTACGATGCTTCGGGCAGAATCAGAAAGGGACCCGCCCCTCTCAACCTGGAGGTGCCCTACTATGAATTCCCTGATGAGGAGACAGTCGTGGTGGGCTAG